From the Meriones unguiculatus strain TT.TT164.6M chromosome 12, Bangor_MerUng_6.1, whole genome shotgun sequence genome, one window contains:
- the Actr2 gene encoding actin-related protein 2 isoform X3, whose translation MDLMVGDEASELRSMLEVNYPMENGIVRNWDDMKHLWDYTFGPEKLNIDTRNCKILLTEPPMNPTKNREKIVEVMFETYQFSGVYVAIQAVLTLYAQGLLTGVVVDSGDGVTHICPVYEGFSLPHLTRRLDIAGRDITRYLIKLLLLRGYAFNHSADFETVRMIKEKLCYVGYNIEQEQKLALETTVLVESYTLPDGRIIKVGGERFEAPEALFQPHLINVEGVGVAELLFNTIQAADIDTRSEFYKHIVLSGGSTMYPGLPSRLERELKQLYLERVLKGDVEKLSKFKIRIEDPPRRKHMVFLGGAVLADIMKDKDNFWMTRQEYQEKGVRVLEKLGVTVR comes from the exons GATCTTATGGTCGGTGATGAAGCGAGTGAGTTGCGCTCCATGTTGGAAGTTAACTACCCTATGGAGAATGGCATTGTACGAAATTGGGACGACATGAAACACCTGTGGGACTATACATTTGGACCAGAGAAACTCAATATAGACACCAGAAACTGCAAAATTTTACTCACAGAACCTCCCATGAACCCAACCAAAAACAGAGAGAAGATTGTAGAG GTAATGTTTGAAACTTACCAGTTTTCTGGTGTGTATGTAGCCATCCAGGCAGTTTTGACTTTGTATGCTCAAG GGTTACTGACTGGTGTTGTAGTGGACTCTGGAGACGGGGTGACTCACATTTGCCCAGTGTATGAAGGCTTTTCTCTCCCTCACCTTACAAGGAGGCTGGATATTGCTGGGAGGGATATTACCAGGTACCTTATCAag cTGCTGCTATTGCGAGGATATGCCTTCAACCACTCTGCTGATTTTGAGACAGTTCGCATGATTAAAGAAAAACTTTGTTATGTGGGTTACAATATTGAGCAAGAGCAGAAGCTGGCCTTAGAGACCACAGTGTTAGTGGAGTCCTATACA CTTCCAGACGGCCGCATTATTAAAGTTGGAGGAGAACGATTTGAAGCACCAGAAGCTTTATTTCAGCCTCACTTGATCAATGTTGAGGGGGTTGGTGTTGCTGAATTGCTTTTTAACACAATCCAGGCAGCTGACATCGATACCAG ATCTGAATTTTACAAGCACATTGTGCTTTCTGGAGGCTCTACCATGTATCCTGGCCTGCCATCAAGGTTGGAACGAGAGCTTAAACAGCTTTACTTAGAACGAGTTCTAAAAGGAGATGTGGAAAAACTTTCT AAATTTAAGATCCGAATTGAAGACCCACCCCGCAGAAAGCACATGGTGTTCTTGGGTGGCGCAGTCCTAGCAGACATCATGAAAGACAAAGACAACTTTTGGATGACCAGACAAGAGTACCAAGAAAAGGG